A stretch of Macrobrachium rosenbergii isolate ZJJX-2024 chromosome 12, ASM4041242v1, whole genome shotgun sequence DNA encodes these proteins:
- the Cda4 gene encoding chitin deacetylase 8, which yields MATRYPRSYVHFQRVLPLGFQSRDRFVRQRPATTMNAPPSAVFLFLVLSILGGAQCDFVCPEKNGQFASPDSCRVFYQCVDNIPYITRCAEGSLYDGLKHECVDKFLKDIKCGPQTTTEAPSTTPDPFRAPGCDEANCRLPYCHCSLEGTDIPEGLRPEEIPQIIMITFDGGINDLNYETYNKIFLDNRTNPNGCPIRGTFFVSHDYTNYQQVQDYYSQGHEIAAGSVSRRKGLEDENEDTWIGEMVTMREILRNYANVRPEDVIGQRGPHLKPGRNAQYEVLASYGFSWDSTINVPPVAVPVWPYSLEYKIPHECRAGTCPSRAFPGVWELPMNSHYKDTNYEGGFCPYLDQCALSYLSEPEVVQWLLKDFDRHYTTNKAPYMLSLTTNWFQTPSLTNGLLAFIDETLQYPDVYYTTMTEALQWVTTPQTLGSLDRFQPWNCKQKVLPEPPCAAPESCQLVLNPINDNSTSPPTGSRYMVTCNHCPTVYPWVWDAAGIGRGKDEYVPEYPTDRADASNAAAAEELV from the exons gtGGGGCACAATGCGATTTCGTCTGCCCGGAGAAGAACGGTCAGTTCGCATCGCCTGACAGCTGCCGAGTCttttaccag TGCGTAGATAACATCCCTTACATCACAAGATGCGCCGAAGGCTCCCTCTACGATGGTCTCAAACACGAGTGTGTGGATAAATTTCTGAAAGACATCAAGTGTGGTCCTCAAACGACAA CCGAGGCACCTTCCACTACTCCTGATCCCTTCAGAGCACCTGGTTGTGACGAGGCTAACTGCCGTCTGCCCTACTGCCACTGCTCCTTAGAAGGAACAGATATTCCTGAAGGTCTTAGACCCGAGGAG ATTCCTCAGATTATCATGATAACATTCGACGGTGGTATCAACGACCTCAACTACGAAACCTACAACAAGATCTTCTTGGACAACAGGACCAACCCCAACGGATGTCCCATCCGAGGGACGTTCTTTGTCTCTCACGACTACACCAATTACCAGCAAGTGCAGGATTATTACAGCCAAGGGCACGAAATCGCAGCGGGCTCAGTCAG CCGTCGCAAGGGACTCGAGGATGAAAACGAAGACACCTGGATTGGAGAAATGGTGACCATGAGGGAGATCCTACGCAACTATGCCAACGTGAGACCAGAGGATGTCATTGGTCAGAGAGGCCCCCATCTCAAGCCAGGCAGGAATGCCCAGTATGAG GTCTTGGCTTCCTATGGATTCTCCTGGGATTCTACTATCAATGTTCCACCCGTCGCCGTCCCAGTATGGCCATACTCACTAGAATACAAAATCCCTCACGAATGCCGCGCAGGAACCTGCCCAAGTAGGGCCTTCCCAG GTGTTTGGGAACTTCCAATGAACTCCCATTACAAGGACACAAATTATGAAGGTGGATTCTGCCCTTACCTCGATCAGTGCGCCTTGAGTTACTTGAGTGAACCCGAAGTAGTTCAGTGGCTACTGAAGGACTTCGACCGCCATTATACTACTAACAA GGCTCCCTACATGCTTTCTCTCACAACCAACTGGTTCCAGACCCCATCTTTAACCAACGGCCTCCTAGCCTTCATCGACGAAACACTACAATA CCCAGATGTCTACTACACCACTATGACTGAAGCTCTCCAATGGGTCACAACCCCACAGACTTTGGGTAGTCTGGATCGCTTCCAACCCTGGAACTGCAAACAGAAGGTCCTTCCAGAGCCTCCCTGCGCAGCTCCTGAGAGCTGCCAATTGGTGCTGAACCCCATCAACGACAACAGTACCTCTCCCCCAACCGGCTCAAG ATACATGGTGACCTGCAACCACTGCCCAACTGTCTACCCATGGGTATGGGATGCCGCTGGCATTGGCAGAGGAAAGGATGAGTACGTCCCTGAGTACCCAACTGACAGAGCAGATGCTTCAAACGCGGCGGCGGCAGAAGAACTCGTATAA